A single window of Jiangella alkaliphila DNA harbors:
- a CDS encoding LacI family DNA-binding transcriptional regulator produces MTQQRVPTVRDVAARAGVSVGTVSKALNNRGQLRDETRARVVAAARELGFRPNSLAQSLQSGRTFTVAVITTDRFGRFGNPLMLGVEDALGADRVSVFLCDTRDDPIREHHHAETLDERRVDGIIVAGRRKQTRPPLAVASAVPVVYVIAQSSDPGDFCVTTDDIGGGVLAARHLLASGRTRIGHITGPERFADPRERAAGLGQVLDEAGLDLAGRQVFYGEWSEDWGRRAAEMLLHAAPDTDAVFCGSDQIARGVVETLRDRRLRVPGDIAVIGFDNWEPMAAGCRPPLTTVDPNLREVGRVAATRLLDLIAGRPVEGGVETVPAWLMLRESTGVRLVEP; encoded by the coding sequence GTGACTCAGCAGCGGGTACCCACCGTCCGCGACGTCGCCGCGCGGGCCGGCGTGTCGGTCGGGACGGTGTCGAAGGCGCTGAACAACCGCGGCCAGTTGCGCGACGAGACCCGGGCCCGGGTCGTCGCCGCTGCCCGCGAACTCGGATTCCGGCCCAACTCGCTGGCCCAGAGCCTGCAGTCCGGCCGCACCTTCACCGTCGCCGTCATCACCACCGACCGGTTCGGCCGGTTCGGCAACCCGCTCATGCTCGGTGTCGAGGACGCCCTCGGCGCCGACCGCGTCTCCGTCTTCCTCTGCGACACCCGCGACGACCCCATCCGCGAGCACCACCACGCCGAGACCCTCGACGAACGCCGGGTCGACGGCATCATCGTCGCCGGCCGCCGCAAGCAGACCCGGCCGCCGCTGGCGGTCGCCTCAGCGGTGCCGGTGGTCTACGTCATCGCGCAGTCCAGCGACCCCGGCGACTTCTGCGTCACGACGGACGACATCGGCGGCGGGGTGCTGGCGGCGCGGCATCTGCTGGCCAGCGGGCGCACCCGCATCGGCCACATCACCGGCCCGGAGCGCTTCGCCGACCCCCGCGAGCGCGCCGCCGGGTTGGGGCAGGTGCTCGACGAGGCCGGCCTGGACCTCGCCGGACGGCAGGTGTTCTACGGCGAGTGGAGCGAGGACTGGGGCCGCCGCGCCGCCGAGATGCTGCTGCACGCCGCCCCCGACACCGACGCCGTCTTCTGCGGCTCCGACCAGATCGCGCGGGGGGTCGTCGAGACCTTGCGCGACCGCCGGCTGCGGGTGCCGGGCGACATCGCCGTGATCGGGTTCGACAACTGGGAGCCGATGGCCGCGGGGTGCCGGCCGCCGCTGACCACGGTCGACCCCAATCTGCGCGAGGTGGGCCGGGTGGCGGCGACCCGGCTGCTCGACCTGATCGCCGGCCGGCCCGTCGAGGGTGGCGTCGAGACGGTGCCGGCGTGGCTGATGCTGCGCGAGTCGACCGGGGTGCGGCTGGTCGAGCCCTGA